In Mongoliitalea daihaiensis, one DNA window encodes the following:
- a CDS encoding ATP-grasp domain-containing protein: protein MILLDFPYVSDFLKDTIVSNKIPVIATAEAKTIMHDQDVNWLCEMEAREIFKANPTQKLYSNSENSISWVHKHLPNSPKANLIEVFKNKFKFRKLIQDTYPSYFFQRVTFDSLEQFDLSEVSFPFIIKPAVGFFSLAVFKVDRKEDWADTVFQIQETVSKIQDMYPSEVVDNTEFILESYIKGDEYAFDCYFNEEGNPVVLNILKHLFASESDVSDRVYCTSEEIFQEMYEPIMSFLKMVGSKVDLQNFPLHIEIRKTASGEIIPIEVNPMRFGGWCTTGDLAWFAYGINSYQYFLDGKKPNWEDIFATRKNKIFSLILLDNQAKVKQEDFAGFDYEAICQDFEEVIHVRKHPLNHFGVFGFLFTSTSKGNEKELYTILHSDLTKYIRLQDAVIG from the coding sequence ATGATACTGCTGGACTTTCCTTACGTTTCCGATTTCCTGAAAGATACCATTGTTAGCAATAAAATTCCCGTCATAGCTACAGCCGAAGCTAAAACCATCATGCATGACCAAGATGTCAACTGGCTTTGCGAAATGGAGGCACGGGAGATTTTCAAAGCCAATCCTACACAAAAGTTATACTCCAATTCGGAAAATAGCATCAGCTGGGTTCATAAGCACCTGCCAAACTCTCCAAAAGCAAATTTGATTGAGGTTTTTAAAAACAAATTCAAGTTCCGTAAACTTATTCAAGACACTTATCCCAGTTATTTCTTTCAAAGGGTCACTTTCGATTCGTTGGAACAATTTGATTTATCAGAGGTAAGCTTTCCTTTTATCATCAAGCCCGCAGTAGGTTTCTTTAGTTTGGCTGTTTTCAAGGTTGACCGAAAAGAAGATTGGGCAGACACTGTATTCCAGATACAAGAAACGGTGTCTAAGATTCAAGATATGTATCCATCAGAGGTGGTTGACAATACAGAATTCATCTTAGAGTCATACATCAAAGGAGATGAATATGCGTTTGATTGCTATTTTAATGAGGAAGGAAATCCTGTTGTACTAAATATACTAAAGCATTTGTTTGCCTCAGAATCTGATGTTAGTGACCGAGTCTATTGTACTTCAGAAGAGATATTTCAGGAAATGTATGAACCAATCATGTCATTTTTAAAAATGGTTGGAAGCAAAGTTGATCTCCAAAATTTTCCATTACATATCGAAATCAGAAAAACAGCATCGGGTGAAATCATTCCTATTGAGGTGAATCCTATGCGTTTTGGTGGTTGGTGTACTACAGGCGATTTAGCTTGGTTTGCCTATGGAATCAATTCTTACCAGTATTTCCTAGATGGCAAAAAACCGAACTGGGAGGACATATTTGCCACAAGAAAAAATAAAATATTTAGTTTAATCCTATTGGACAATCAAGCCAAAGTCAAACAAGAAGATTTTGCAGGTTTTGACTATGAGGCTATTTGCCAAGATTTTGAAGAAGTAATCCATGTCCGCAAACACCCATTGAATCATTTTGGAGTGTTTGGTTTCTTATTTACTTCCACAAGCAAGGGCAATGAGAAAGAATTATATACCATTCTACATTCTGATTTGACCAAATATATCCGATTGCAAGATGCGGTTATTGGTTAA
- a CDS encoding sterol desaturase family protein → MSKYIQIIADSYYGYFNYLVSEMFYPSVKNYFWWLLGLSVAVWLLEIVFPWRKQQAIFRKDFWLDGFYMFFNYFLFSLIAYNAISNVAVEAFNDFLGLFGITNIAALQIETWPRWGQFLLLFLLADFIQWNVHRMLHRIPALWEFHKLHHSVEEMGFAAHLRFHWMETIIYKTAQYIPLAMIGFGLTDFFIVHIFTTAIGHLNHANLRITYGPLKYIFNNPIMHLWHHVKELPKDRKYGVNYGITLSVWDYLFGTNYIPHEGRDEALGFEGMEEYPQTFWQQISYPFIKNKNPKQSEEL, encoded by the coding sequence GTGTCCAAATACATTCAAATCATAGCAGACTCTTATTACGGGTACTTTAATTACCTAGTAAGTGAGATGTTTTATCCTTCTGTCAAAAACTATTTCTGGTGGTTATTGGGCTTATCAGTAGCCGTTTGGTTATTGGAAATAGTATTTCCATGGAGAAAGCAACAAGCGATTTTCCGAAAGGATTTTTGGTTGGATGGCTTTTATATGTTTTTCAATTATTTCTTGTTTTCCTTAATTGCTTACAATGCGATATCCAATGTGGCAGTAGAAGCTTTTAATGATTTTTTGGGTTTATTTGGAATAACCAATATAGCAGCACTTCAAATAGAAACATGGCCAAGATGGGGGCAGTTTTTGCTTTTATTTCTTTTAGCTGATTTCATACAATGGAACGTGCACCGCATGTTACACCGAATACCTGCGCTTTGGGAATTTCATAAATTACATCATTCAGTGGAGGAAATGGGTTTTGCGGCACATCTACGCTTCCACTGGATGGAAACAATTATTTATAAAACAGCCCAGTATATTCCATTAGCAATGATAGGTTTTGGTTTGACTGATTTTTTCATTGTACATATTTTCACCACAGCTATAGGGCATTTGAATCATGCAAATTTACGAATTACCTATGGCCCTTTGAAATACATTTTTAATAATCCAATTATGCATTTGTGGCATCACGTAAAGGAGCTACCAAAAGACAGAAAGTACGGAGTTAACTACGGCATTACGCTGAGCGTTTGGGATTATTTGTTTGGTACCAATTATATTCCACACGAAGGTAGAGATGAAGCCTTGGGCTTTGAAGGAATGGAGGAGTATCCACAAACCTTTTGGCAACAAATCAGCTATCCATTTATCAAAAATAAGAACCCCAAGCAGTCAGAGGAGCTGTAA
- the rluF gene encoding 23S rRNA pseudouridine(2604) synthase RluF, with protein sequence MTESNATRINKYLSEIGFCSRRAADKLIEEGRVTINGKIPEMGTKLMPGDIVKVDGKAVGSPKSSHVYIAFNKPVGIVCTTDTKAEKDNIIDYIRHPERIFPIGRLDKPSEGLILLTSDGDIVNKILRAKNNHEKEYIVTVNRPISKDFIKRMSEGIPILGTITNPCEVKQLSKFRFSIILTQGLNRQIRRMCEYLDYEVTQLRRIRIMHIHLDLPVGKWRDLSPREMAILEEAIADSSKTFE encoded by the coding sequence ATGACCGAATCAAACGCTACCCGCATCAATAAATACCTAAGTGAAATAGGCTTTTGCTCCAGAAGAGCTGCAGATAAACTCATTGAAGAAGGGCGTGTGACTATTAATGGGAAAATCCCTGAAATGGGAACTAAGTTGATGCCTGGAGATATCGTAAAAGTAGATGGAAAAGCTGTCGGGAGTCCAAAGTCGTCACATGTGTACATTGCTTTCAACAAACCCGTAGGAATCGTTTGTACTACGGACACCAAGGCTGAAAAAGATAATATCATCGATTACATACGGCATCCAGAGCGTATTTTTCCAATTGGAAGGTTGGATAAGCCCAGTGAAGGTTTGATTTTACTTACAAGTGACGGAGACATTGTCAACAAAATCTTGAGAGCTAAAAATAACCATGAAAAAGAATACATTGTCACTGTCAACCGCCCAATTTCTAAAGATTTCATTAAACGCATGAGTGAAGGAATTCCAATCTTGGGAACCATCACCAATCCATGCGAAGTGAAGCAGCTTTCCAAATTCAGATTTTCAATCATCTTAACTCAGGGATTAAACAGGCAAATCAGACGCATGTGTGAATACCTGGATTATGAAGTCACACAACTCCGAAGAATACGTATCATGCACATACACCTGGATTTGCCAGTTGGAAAATGGAGAGATCTTAGTCCTCGAGAAATGGCAATCTTAGAAGAAGCGATTGCCGACTCCTCCAAAACATTTGAATAA
- a CDS encoding pyridoxal phosphate-dependent aminotransferase, producing MKNLSRRAWLKTSALGIGAISTLSKLPLQAASSKSIDYVSLARELPLPANMQVPMRARLLANENPFGPSPKAQQAIMDSISQGNRYGHSDAQYLIEMIAEKEGVKPANIMLGPGSTDLLEKTAIALCRHGGNVVSADPSYLSLVNTAKAVGATWKAVPLTLDQSHDLDGIAQSMDKETKLVYICNPNNPMGSITNFEAVKSFCKNNAPKAPIFVDEAYLEFLDNPQEKSAVNLVAEGHDVIVARTFSKIHGMAGLRIGYMVATEARIKSVTDMVRSTMGLCITSLKGAIASFQDEAFIAECRSLNKSSKEFTSEQIHSLGYQEIPSHTSFMIFPIRTSADTFAKSMLAQGVGIRMYAIENQPWCRVSMGTMEEMNYFIDALKVTEG from the coding sequence ATGAAAAATTTATCTCGAAGAGCTTGGTTAAAGACGAGTGCACTAGGAATTGGAGCTATTTCTACACTTTCTAAGCTTCCATTACAGGCTGCATCCTCCAAATCAATCGATTACGTTAGTTTAGCGCGTGAGCTACCGCTCCCAGCGAATATGCAGGTACCTATGCGAGCCCGCTTATTAGCAAATGAAAATCCTTTCGGACCTTCCCCAAAAGCGCAGCAAGCAATCATGGATTCCATCAGCCAAGGAAATCGCTATGGGCATTCAGATGCGCAATATTTGATAGAGATGATTGCCGAAAAAGAAGGGGTGAAACCTGCCAACATCATGTTAGGTCCTGGATCAACTGATTTATTGGAAAAAACAGCTATTGCCTTGTGTAGGCATGGAGGAAATGTAGTATCCGCGGACCCTTCTTATTTGTCTTTGGTAAACACAGCGAAGGCAGTTGGAGCGACTTGGAAAGCTGTCCCTCTGACACTCGATCAAAGCCATGATCTCGATGGAATTGCGCAATCTATGGATAAAGAAACCAAGCTAGTCTACATCTGTAATCCCAATAATCCAATGGGATCCATTACTAATTTTGAAGCAGTCAAAAGCTTCTGTAAGAATAATGCTCCCAAAGCACCTATTTTTGTAGACGAAGCATATTTGGAATTTTTAGATAATCCACAGGAAAAAAGTGCTGTCAATTTAGTCGCCGAAGGACACGATGTAATTGTTGCTCGTACATTCTCCAAAATCCATGGAATGGCTGGCTTACGAATCGGCTACATGGTAGCTACAGAAGCACGAATCAAGTCTGTAACAGATATGGTCAGAAGTACAATGGGGCTATGCATCACTTCACTCAAAGGAGCCATCGCAAGTTTTCAAGATGAAGCATTCATTGCAGAATGCAGATCTCTGAATAAATCCTCCAAGGAATTCACTTCTGAACAAATTCATTCGCTCGGATACCAAGAAATCCCATCCCACACGAGTTTTATGATTTTCCCGATACGTACAAGCGCAGATACTTTTGCCAAATCTATGCTTGCACAAGGTGTCGGCATTCGTATGTACGCCATTGAAAATCAGCCTTGGTGCCGTGTAAGCATGGGAACTATGGAAGAAATGAACTATTTCATAGATGCACTTAAAGTTACAGAAGGCTGA
- a CDS encoding rhodanese-like domain-containing protein, which translates to MFNFFKTKPKNYIDLGAEDFNKGMKEKDAVIIDVRTVGEFQSGKFKGARNIDMMSPSFTAQVQNLPKDKKYYIYCRSGNRSGQACDLMADMGFENTFNLAGGIMRWPFEIV; encoded by the coding sequence ATGTTTAATTTCTTTAAGACAAAACCAAAAAATTATATAGATCTAGGAGCGGAAGATTTCAATAAGGGTATGAAGGAAAAAGATGCCGTTATAATTGATGTACGTACCGTAGGTGAATTTCAATCAGGTAAATTCAAAGGAGCAAGAAATATCGATATGATGAGTCCTTCATTTACTGCTCAGGTTCAGAATTTACCGAAAGATAAAAAGTATTACATCTATTGTCGAAGCGGCAACAGGAGTGGCCAAGCCTGTGATTTGATGGCCGATATGGGATTTGAGAATACCTTCAATTTGGCAGGTGGAATTATGCGTTGGCCGTTTGAAATAGTTTAA
- a CDS encoding 1,4-dihydroxy-2-naphthoyl-CoA synthase produces the protein MSIAWQTVKEYEDITYKKCSGVARIAFNRPEVRNAFRPKTTSELLDAFKDAHEDTSIGVVLLSGEGPSPKDGGWAFCSGGDQRARGHQGYVGEDGYHRLNILEVQRLIRFMPKVVIAVVPGWAVGGGHSLHVVCDLTLASKEHAIFKQTDADVTSFDAGYGSAYLAKMVGQKKAREIFFLGRNYSAQEAFDMGMVNAVIPHDELEDTAYEWAQEILAKSPTSIKMLKFAMNLTDDGMVGQQVFAGEVTRLAYMTEEAKEGRDAFLEKRKPNFKHIKWIP, from the coding sequence ATGAGTATAGCTTGGCAAACCGTAAAGGAATACGAGGATATCACATACAAGAAGTGCAGCGGAGTCGCAAGAATTGCCTTCAATAGACCGGAGGTTCGAAATGCCTTCCGTCCCAAAACTACCTCAGAATTGTTGGATGCATTTAAAGATGCCCATGAAGATACTTCCATTGGAGTGGTGCTGCTCTCGGGAGAGGGACCATCACCCAAAGATGGGGGTTGGGCATTTTGCTCAGGAGGAGATCAGCGTGCCCGTGGACATCAAGGATATGTTGGTGAAGATGGATATCATCGATTGAATATCTTAGAAGTTCAGCGCTTGATACGCTTCATGCCCAAAGTCGTGATTGCGGTAGTCCCTGGTTGGGCTGTAGGAGGAGGTCATAGCTTGCATGTAGTATGTGACCTTACGTTAGCGAGCAAGGAACATGCTATATTCAAACAAACCGATGCTGATGTGACAAGCTTTGATGCGGGTTATGGTTCAGCGTACTTAGCTAAAATGGTCGGTCAAAAGAAGGCAAGAGAGATTTTCTTTTTAGGAAGGAATTATTCAGCTCAAGAGGCTTTTGATATGGGCATGGTCAATGCGGTAATTCCCCATGATGAATTAGAAGACACGGCCTATGAATGGGCTCAGGAAATTTTAGCAAAATCGCCCACCTCCATCAAAATGTTGAAGTTTGCCATGAATCTAACAGATGATGGAATGGTAGGTCAGCAAGTGTTTGCAGGAGAAGTGACCCGTTTAGCCTATATGACAGAGGAGGCTAAAGAAGGTAGAGATGCATTCTTGGAAAAGCGGAAGCCCAATTTCAAACATATCAAGTGGATTCCATAA
- a CDS encoding universal stress protein, whose product MKILVPTDFSENAFNALAFAKNIAKQQNSSLTLFYAFYAVYDFAAQATEIIAQIEDDAKKAMKKLVKEGLEEGLTIDYKIQHGSIATAVTSYAYQNHYDLIVMGTQGASGIKKTLMGSNTGHVIKESMVPVLAVPTSASLPKEDKIAIALELKKESEENFKKLFQLTEALNLPYNFFHVGEKMSFDQEIEFKGLEAFLKANHANKSFEFQTIQASNIQKGVQNYLGDNPNVLLVMFSKQKSFFEYLFNKSETLEMAYHTHVPLLVIK is encoded by the coding sequence ATGAAAATTCTTGTTCCCACTGATTTTTCTGAAAATGCCTTCAACGCATTGGCATTTGCGAAAAATATTGCCAAGCAACAGAACTCCTCTCTCACCTTGTTTTATGCATTCTATGCAGTGTATGATTTTGCCGCACAGGCTACTGAAATCATCGCTCAAATAGAGGATGATGCAAAAAAAGCCATGAAAAAATTGGTAAAAGAAGGTCTAGAAGAAGGGTTGACTATTGACTACAAAATCCAACACGGCTCGATAGCCACTGCGGTTACTTCTTATGCCTATCAAAACCACTACGACCTCATTGTCATGGGAACACAGGGAGCAAGTGGCATCAAGAAAACATTGATGGGCTCTAATACTGGACATGTTATCAAAGAAAGTATGGTGCCAGTTCTAGCTGTGCCTACTTCTGCCTCCTTACCCAAAGAGGATAAAATCGCCATCGCTCTGGAATTGAAAAAGGAGTCTGAAGAAAACTTTAAGAAATTGTTTCAACTGACAGAAGCACTCAATCTACCTTATAACTTTTTCCATGTAGGAGAAAAAATGAGTTTCGACCAAGAAATTGAATTTAAAGGTTTAGAGGCGTTCTTAAAAGCGAATCATGCAAACAAATCTTTTGAATTTCAAACCATACAAGCTTCGAACATTCAAAAAGGCGTTCAAAATTATTTAGGAGATAACCCAAATGTCTTATTGGTCATGTTTTCCAAACAAAAATCCTTCTTTGAGTACCTTTTTAATAAAAGCGAAACACTTGAAATGGCCTACCACACGCATGTCCCGTTGTTAGTGATTAAGTGA
- a CDS encoding MBL fold metallo-hydrolase, giving the protein MKYVFVLLSFLLTTGFVKAQFTPLVQAAQPQKSKIHQFEDDGLAHFSYAILVGKQVVLVDPGRNPQPYYDFAEKHGASIIGVVETHPHADFVSSHLQIHHEKGATVYISKLAEANYPHQTFDEGDIIDLGNGVIMRAMFTPGHSPDGISVVLSEDGKDVAVFTGDTLFIGDVGRPDLRESAGAIMMQRKELARMMYYSTREKLMKLAEDVVVYPAHGAGSLCGKAISDAKSSTIGQEKLTNYALQEMNEEAFVELLLQDQPFIPQYFPYNVDLNKTGAPTYLDSKELVPVLADLADLEEGITIIDGRSQDIFKNSHLPNAINIMKGAKFETWLGSLVSPQERYYLIAESEASLDELISKAAKIGYELLIAGAGIYIEKDGMTMSFFDQETFDSNPDLFTIIDIRNEGEVAQQKVFANSINIPLPELMQRVSEIPTDKPVVVHCGTGYRSAAGSSIIQHALKDTKVIDMGAYIKEYNQK; this is encoded by the coding sequence ATGAAATACGTCTTCGTTTTACTGAGTTTCCTGTTAACTACGGGCTTTGTAAAAGCTCAATTTACCCCTCTGGTTCAAGCAGCACAACCGCAAAAATCAAAGATCCATCAATTTGAAGATGATGGATTAGCTCATTTTAGCTATGCAATACTTGTTGGCAAACAGGTGGTTTTGGTTGATCCAGGAAGGAATCCTCAGCCGTATTATGATTTTGCTGAAAAGCACGGAGCATCTATCATTGGTGTCGTGGAAACACATCCACATGCGGATTTCGTGAGTTCTCATCTTCAAATTCACCATGAAAAGGGAGCTACTGTTTATATAAGTAAACTAGCAGAAGCGAATTATCCTCATCAAACATTTGACGAAGGCGATATCATTGATTTAGGAAATGGAGTAATCATGAGAGCGATGTTTACACCGGGACATTCTCCGGATGGTATCAGCGTAGTGTTGAGTGAAGATGGTAAAGACGTAGCAGTGTTTACAGGCGACACTTTATTTATTGGTGATGTAGGTAGACCTGATTTAAGGGAATCTGCGGGTGCTATCATGATGCAGCGTAAAGAATTGGCGCGCATGATGTATTACAGTACTCGTGAGAAGTTAATGAAATTGGCTGAAGATGTGGTAGTTTATCCTGCACATGGAGCTGGTTCTTTATGTGGAAAGGCTATTTCTGACGCTAAAAGCAGTACGATTGGTCAGGAAAAACTAACCAATTATGCATTACAGGAAATGAATGAAGAGGCTTTCGTAGAGTTATTGCTGCAAGATCAGCCATTTATCCCTCAGTATTTCCCTTACAATGTAGACTTAAATAAAACTGGAGCACCTACTTATTTGGATTCTAAAGAATTAGTTCCGGTATTGGCAGATTTGGCTGATTTGGAAGAGGGGATCACTATTATTGATGGCAGAAGTCAGGATATTTTTAAAAATTCCCATTTACCCAATGCGATTAATATCATGAAAGGTGCCAAGTTTGAAACATGGTTAGGGAGTTTGGTTAGTCCTCAAGAACGATACTATTTAATTGCCGAAAGTGAGGCATCTTTGGATGAACTGATTTCCAAAGCAGCTAAGATAGGCTATGAGTTATTGATTGCCGGTGCAGGTATTTACATTGAAAAGGATGGAATGACCATGAGTTTCTTTGATCAAGAAACTTTTGATTCAAACCCTGATCTATTTACCATTATTGATATTAGAAACGAAGGTGAAGTTGCCCAACAAAAGGTGTTTGCCAACTCGATCAATATCCCTTTGCCTGAGTTAATGCAGCGGGTTTCGGAGATTCCAACTGATAAACCTGTTGTGGTTCATTGTGGCACAGGTTACCGCTCCGCAGCAGGGTCGAGTATCATTCAGCATGCTTTAAAAGATACAAAGGTGATTGATATGGGGGCCTATATCAAGGAATATAACCAAAAGTAA
- a CDS encoding DUF2141 domain-containing protein, translating into MFQLIFLFISLFSLQSSKGTLELTVENAKNDQGIIRILVFNQSNGFPDQADKAIRMANVSVKNKVGTVKIEDLPLGTYAVAVFHDTSNTGKIRTNVLGYPVDRYGFSNNATGLLGPPSFEKAAFQLTTGKNSITISMR; encoded by the coding sequence ATGTTCCAGCTAATATTTCTTTTTATAAGTCTATTTTCCTTACAAAGTTCGAAGGGGACTCTTGAACTTACTGTTGAAAATGCAAAAAATGATCAGGGAATCATCCGTATATTAGTTTTTAATCAGTCCAACGGTTTTCCTGACCAAGCTGACAAAGCGATTCGGATGGCTAATGTGAGTGTCAAAAACAAGGTTGGTACGGTTAAAATTGAAGATCTTCCACTGGGCACTTATGCAGTGGCAGTCTTTCACGATACCTCAAATACAGGGAAAATCCGAACAAATGTATTAGGCTATCCTGTGGACAGGTATGGTTTTTCAAACAATGCAACTGGGCTATTAGGACCTCCATCTTTTGAAAAAGCTGCCTTTCAACTCACCACTGGTAAAAATTCAATAACCATTTCCATGCGTTAG
- a CDS encoding alpha/beta hydrolase has translation MKHFETSYTTHDGLKLYLQAWMPDEEAQASLLLVHGLGEHSSRYLHVAEKMVETGVSVFTFDGRGHGKSVPLPTAYFDSYKDYLKDIDALYEKVKTYVPQKPSFIFGHSMGGGLVAAFALEHQPKTDGVILSAPALMPDDNLSPFLIKVSGFVSAIAPKLKVLKLDATKISRDVIEVEKYKNDPLVYQDPVPARTGHELLKLMNNSLANANQFSYPVLLLHGTADELTNPKGTEQFFRKISSKDKTFHRYEGLYHELVNEPEKEKVIQDIVDWVKDRM, from the coding sequence ATGAAACACTTTGAAACCTCCTATACCACCCATGATGGCTTGAAATTATATTTACAAGCTTGGATGCCGGATGAAGAAGCACAAGCATCTTTATTGCTTGTGCATGGATTGGGGGAGCATAGCAGCAGGTATCTTCATGTTGCGGAGAAGATGGTGGAAACAGGAGTGTCTGTCTTTACCTTTGATGGGAGGGGGCATGGAAAATCAGTCCCTTTACCCACGGCGTATTTTGATAGCTACAAGGACTATTTGAAAGATATCGATGCGCTGTATGAAAAGGTGAAAACATACGTTCCTCAAAAGCCTTCCTTTATTTTTGGTCATAGTATGGGAGGAGGGTTGGTGGCTGCCTTTGCACTGGAACACCAACCAAAAACAGATGGTGTTATTTTAAGCGCACCAGCTTTAATGCCAGATGATAACCTTTCACCATTCCTTATTAAAGTCTCGGGATTCGTAAGTGCTATCGCTCCTAAACTGAAAGTTTTAAAACTAGATGCAACCAAGATTTCGAGGGATGTCATAGAGGTTGAAAAATATAAAAATGATCCATTGGTGTATCAAGACCCCGTACCGGCACGGACAGGTCATGAACTACTTAAATTGATGAATAATTCATTGGCCAATGCAAATCAATTTAGTTATCCTGTATTGCTATTGCATGGAACAGCTGATGAGTTAACGAATCCTAAAGGTACAGAGCAATTCTTTCGAAAAATTTCTTCTAAAGATAAAACTTTCCATCGCTACGAAGGCCTTTACCATGAACTCGTCAACGAACCGGAAAAAGAGAAGGTTATTCAGGATATAGTGGACTGGGTAAAAGATAGGATGTGA
- a CDS encoding class I SAM-dependent methyltransferase has translation MNPDFWNEKFSTAPNLYGLEPNSYFKEKINQLQPGRLLLPGEGEGRNALYAATCGWSVDAVDQSEIAKNTALSLAIKSGLSINYHVCDIQKFIPEVASYDTLALIYFHLPKEIIETAYTKLAKSLQMGGKLIVEGFGKNQLRYRSGGPKNIDMLYELKTLKSILPNFDWEEEYDGIIELNEGIGHVGEAHVIRLLGTKIN, from the coding sequence ATGAACCCGGATTTCTGGAACGAAAAATTCTCCACTGCACCAAATCTTTATGGTTTGGAACCTAATTCCTATTTTAAAGAAAAAATAAATCAACTCCAACCTGGGAGATTGCTTTTACCTGGTGAAGGAGAGGGTAGAAATGCGCTTTACGCGGCAACATGCGGATGGAGTGTAGATGCAGTGGATCAAAGTGAAATCGCCAAAAACACTGCTTTATCTTTGGCCATCAAATCTGGGTTATCTATCAACTACCATGTCTGTGATATCCAAAAGTTTATTCCAGAAGTAGCTTCCTATGATACTTTAGCCTTGATTTACTTTCACCTACCCAAAGAAATCATCGAAACCGCTTATACAAAGTTAGCTAAATCACTCCAAATGGGAGGAAAGTTGATTGTTGAAGGTTTTGGGAAAAATCAGCTTCGCTATAGATCCGGTGGTCCTAAAAACATTGACATGTTATACGAGCTGAAAACCTTGAAATCTATACTTCCTAATTTTGATTGGGAGGAAGAATATGATGGTATTATAGAGTTGAATGAAGGTATTGGTCATGTTGGGGAAGCGCATGTAATTCGGCTATTGGGTACAAAAATCAATTAA
- a CDS encoding AMP-binding protein, translating to MGQIIIENRLYSFEDIRAGKYKEEDLYYTHALGFCQSWLTDQQSFELQTSGSTGMPKNILITRSQMEVSAMATRDFFRISANPNLLCCLNTWFIAGKMMLVRGMEWNACIYLSKPSQNPFKESSLIQKYELVAMVPLQVLNCIDDTLGLQGLKAIKNLIIGGAPSSHSLIEKLLAASIHAYQTYGMTETVSHVALAPIEGKELQYEVLPGVIIGVDENNRLWIEAPMAEEKQIQTNDLVKILSPTRFQWLGRADFTINSGGVKVQPELIEKAIEPLVVEKFGDVAYFIGGLTDEQLGQKVVLIVEKTDPLTDEQSFLKKLADNLPRYHQPKEIHYLKSFVRTATGKVNRISSLSTICSS from the coding sequence ATGGGACAGATCATCATCGAAAACAGATTATATAGCTTTGAAGATATCCGAGCAGGGAAATATAAGGAAGAGGACCTCTATTATACCCATGCGCTTGGATTTTGTCAATCTTGGCTCACAGACCAACAAAGTTTTGAGCTACAAACATCCGGTTCTACGGGAATGCCTAAAAACATCCTCATTACTCGTTCCCAAATGGAAGTTTCGGCAATGGCTACAAGGGACTTTTTCAGAATCTCAGCTAACCCCAACCTCCTGTGCTGCCTCAATACCTGGTTTATTGCTGGAAAAATGATGCTGGTAAGAGGGATGGAATGGAATGCCTGCATTTACTTAAGTAAACCCTCTCAAAATCCATTCAAAGAATCCTCCCTCATTCAAAAGTACGAATTGGTCGCAATGGTGCCTTTACAAGTACTGAATTGTATAGATGATACGCTTGGATTACAGGGGCTTAAGGCTATCAAGAACCTCATCATCGGTGGCGCTCCCAGTTCTCATTCATTGATTGAAAAGCTTCTGGCAGCTTCTATCCATGCATACCAAACCTACGGCATGACGGAGACCGTTTCTCATGTGGCTTTAGCCCCTATTGAAGGCAAGGAACTCCAGTACGAAGTGTTACCTGGAGTTATCATTGGAGTAGATGAAAACAACAGGCTTTGGATTGAGGCTCCTATGGCAGAAGAGAAACAAATTCAAACCAATGACTTGGTGAAAATCCTTTCCCCAACCCGGTTCCAATGGCTTGGAAGAGCTGATTTTACTATCAACTCAGGAGGAGTAAAAGTTCAACCTGAATTGATTGAAAAAGCGATTGAACCTTTGGTAGTAGAAAAATTTGGAGATGTTGCATATTTTATTGGCGGCTTAACGGACGAGCAATTGGGTCAAAAAGTGGTGCTAATTGTGGAAAAAACAGATCCTTTAACCGATGAACAGTCTTTTTTAAAAAAATTGGCAGATAATTTGCCTAGGTATCATCAACCAAAAGAAATCCATTACCTGAAGTCCTTCGTTAGAACTGCAACAGGTAAAGTCAATCGAATCAGCTCGCTATCTACTATATGTTCCAGCTAA